A stretch of the Marivirga tractuosa DSM 4126 genome encodes the following:
- a CDS encoding MFS transporter → MAKQHHYQLSSTTGKWTLAACIIASSMAFIDTSALNVVLPSLQEDLEATGTDLFWVLNSYLVMLSSLIIVGGSLGDKLGRVKIFQWGIILFIAASILCGLATTINQLIWFRILQGTGGALMIPGSLAIISATFSDQEKGKAIGTWSAATVLVTMGGPILGGALADIGLWRLIFFINVPLGIITVIMLFLKVPESKAPENKHRIDWKGAFFLAFSLATFTFGFLNIPELGISNIRSYLPLLIGIVSFGAFLYVEKKVEAPMMPLEIFKNLTFSGVNLLTFFLYAGLSAVMLFLSLNMIQIQGYTQMQAGLTFLPFTLLMALIARKVGALSDKWGSRNFLIVGPLVTAIGFVMLGLVGKTSGIEDFWTSFFPGILLFGLGMSITVVPLTSTVMLSIGNDQAGIASGVNNSITRISGTVINAILGAGAVFIFTVLVSNQVETLQLSSPLSNSIIQESINFGEAQVPSNVPSEHIRDVQQIYTTSFISTYRWVCYISAAMAILAAAFAVFMLKSRSK, encoded by the coding sequence ATGGCTAAGCAACATCACTATCAATTAAGCAGCACTACGGGAAAATGGACCCTCGCTGCTTGTATCATTGCAAGTTCAATGGCATTCATCGATACCTCTGCACTTAATGTAGTGTTGCCTTCTCTCCAAGAAGATTTGGAAGCTACAGGCACTGACTTATTCTGGGTACTAAACAGTTACTTAGTAATGCTTTCATCCTTGATTATTGTTGGTGGTAGCTTAGGCGACAAATTAGGTAGGGTAAAGATATTTCAATGGGGTATTATACTTTTTATAGCGGCCTCCATTTTATGTGGACTTGCCACCACAATTAACCAGCTGATTTGGTTTAGGATACTGCAAGGAACTGGTGGTGCTTTGATGATTCCCGGCAGTTTGGCTATTATATCGGCTACTTTTTCAGATCAAGAAAAAGGAAAGGCCATCGGCACTTGGTCAGCCGCAACTGTATTAGTCACTATGGGTGGCCCAATATTGGGTGGGGCACTTGCCGATATCGGTTTATGGCGACTAATATTTTTTATTAACGTTCCGCTAGGTATCATCACTGTGATAATGCTGTTTCTGAAGGTGCCAGAAAGCAAGGCGCCAGAAAACAAACATCGCATTGATTGGAAAGGAGCATTTTTTCTAGCTTTTAGCTTAGCAACCTTCACTTTTGGGTTTCTCAATATTCCTGAATTAGGTATTTCAAATATTCGGTCATACCTGCCACTATTAATAGGTATAGTTTCATTTGGCGCATTCCTTTATGTGGAAAAGAAAGTAGAGGCTCCGATGATGCCGCTTGAAATTTTCAAAAATTTGACTTTTTCGGGAGTAAATCTCCTAACCTTTTTTCTCTATGCGGGACTTAGTGCAGTGATGCTTTTTCTGTCCCTCAATATGATTCAGATACAAGGCTATACACAAATGCAAGCTGGCCTTACTTTTCTCCCCTTTACACTATTGATGGCTTTAATTGCAAGAAAAGTTGGTGCACTTTCTGACAAATGGGGCTCTCGTAATTTCTTGATTGTTGGCCCACTTGTGACTGCGATAGGTTTTGTAATGCTGGGTTTAGTGGGGAAAACCAGCGGTATCGAAGATTTCTGGACTAGTTTTTTCCCGGGTATTTTGCTTTTTGGGTTAGGAATGTCAATTACAGTAGTTCCACTGACTTCAACCGTAATGCTATCCATAGGAAATGATCAGGCTGGAATTGCGTCTGGAGTCAATAACAGTATAACCAGAATTTCTGGAACCGTAATTAATGCTATTTTAGGTGCTGGGGCTGTGTTCATTTTCACTGTCTTAGTAAGTAATCAAGTTGAAACGCTTCAACTTTCTAGTCCACTATCAAACAGCATTATTCAAGAGTCTATCAATTTTGGAGAAGCGCAGGTGCCGTCCAATGTTCCTTCCGAACATATTAGAGATGTTCAACAAATCTACACTACTAGTTTCATTTCCACCTATAGATGGGTATGCTATATTTCAGCCGCAATGGCTATTCTTGCAGCAGCATTTGCTGTTTTTATGTTAAAGAGCCGTTCTAAATAG
- a CDS encoding AIR synthase related protein produces the protein MSDRYNQRGVSASKEDVHNAIKNLDKGLFPQAFCKIVPDHLTGDEEFCTIMHADGAGTKSSLAYMYWKETGDISVWKGIAQDAIIMNIDDLLCVGCTDKILLSSTIGRNKNLIPGEVISAIINGTEEVLQMLRDNGVNIISTGGETADVGDLVRTIIVDSTVTARMKRSEVISNDNIKAGHVVVGLASYGQATYENEYNGGMGSNGLTSARHDVFSKELMAKYPESFDPSVPDNLIYTGSKKLTDKVAEVDLDAGKLVLSPTRTYAPVIKKVLEELPGKVAGMVHCSGGAQTKVLHFVEGLHIIKDNLFPTPPLFRMIQEESGTDWKEMYKVFNMGHRMELYVEEKDALSIIDISKSFNIDAQIIGRVEASEQKQVTVKSEHGEFEYKD, from the coding sequence ATGTCCGATAGATATAACCAACGCGGAGTTTCTGCCTCCAAAGAAGATGTTCACAATGCGATCAAAAACCTTGACAAAGGACTTTTTCCGCAGGCCTTTTGCAAAATCGTGCCTGATCACCTAACGGGTGATGAGGAGTTTTGTACCATTATGCATGCGGATGGAGCCGGTACTAAATCTTCATTGGCTTATATGTATTGGAAAGAAACTGGCGATATTTCTGTTTGGAAAGGCATAGCGCAAGATGCTATCATCATGAATATTGATGACTTACTTTGTGTGGGCTGTACCGATAAAATTTTGCTTTCATCTACTATTGGTAGGAATAAAAACTTGATTCCGGGTGAAGTGATTTCTGCTATTATTAATGGTACGGAAGAAGTCTTGCAAATGCTGAGAGATAATGGCGTGAACATCATCAGTACGGGTGGTGAAACAGCTGATGTGGGTGATTTGGTAAGGACCATCATCGTAGATAGTACCGTTACTGCTCGAATGAAGAGATCAGAAGTGATTTCAAATGATAATATTAAAGCCGGACATGTGGTAGTAGGTTTGGCTTCTTATGGACAAGCTACTTATGAAAATGAGTACAATGGCGGAATGGGAAGCAACGGCTTAACTTCAGCACGTCATGATGTATTCAGCAAGGAATTGATGGCAAAATATCCAGAAAGCTTTGATCCTTCTGTTCCGGATAATTTAATCTATACCGGTTCTAAAAAATTAACCGATAAAGTAGCAGAAGTAGATTTGGATGCTGGTAAATTGGTTTTATCCCCTACCCGGACTTATGCTCCCGTTATCAAAAAAGTATTGGAAGAATTACCTGGAAAAGTAGCCGGAATGGTGCATTGCAGTGGCGGGGCCCAAACCAAAGTGCTTCATTTTGTGGAAGGATTGCATATTATAAAAGATAATTTATTTCCAACACCTCCTCTTTTCAGAATGATCCAAGAAGAGTCAGGAACAGACTGGAAAGAAATGTATAAAGTTTTCAATATGGGGCATCGAATGGAGCTTTATGTGGAAGAAAAGGATGCTCTATCTATCATCGACATCTCTAAATCATTTAATATAGATGCTCAGATCATCGGTAGAGTCGAAGCTTCAGAACAAAAGCAGGTTACGGTGAAAAGTGAGCATGGGGAGTTTGAATACAAAGATTAG
- the rpmB gene encoding 50S ribosomal protein L28 — MARVCQITGKRPQVGNNVSHSNNKTRRRFLPNLQKKRFYLPEEDKWITLKVSASAIRTINKNGITSVLKKARENGNILV, encoded by the coding sequence ATGGCACGAGTTTGTCAAATAACCGGAAAAAGACCTCAAGTGGGGAACAATGTTTCTCACTCAAATAACAAAACCAGAAGAAGGTTTTTGCCAAATTTGCAAAAGAAGAGGTTTTACCTTCCTGAAGAGGATAAGTGGATTACATTAAAAGTATCTGCTAGCGCAATCAGAACCATCAACAAAAATGGTATCACTTCAGTTTTGAAGAAGGCACGTGAAAACGGTAATATATTAGTATAA
- the rpmG gene encoding 50S ribosomal protein L33, giving the protein MAKKGNRVQVILECTEHKESGAPGTSRYITTKNRKNTTERLELKKYNPILNKNTVHKEIK; this is encoded by the coding sequence ATGGCTAAGAAAGGAAATAGAGTTCAGGTAATTTTAGAATGTACTGAACATAAAGAAAGTGGTGCTCCGGGTACTTCTCGTTACATCACTACTAAAAACAGGAAAAACACTACAGAAAGATTGGAGTTGAAAAAATACAACCCAATTTTGAATAAAAATACTGTTCACAAAGAAATTAAGTAA
- a CDS encoding YfcC family protein has protein sequence MKFPAAQSILLIIAALVTILTWLIPAGSYDSLSYDTASDQFSINSQDSSYILPASQSSLEDINIKIPLEKFTSGAIYKPISIPNTYQQLPSEPQGAIDFLSAPIKGIIEAADIIFLVLIIGGMIGIMNTTGAFNAGMSWLSKALKGREFLLIIFTTLLISLGGSTFGLAEETLAFYPILIPIFIAAGYDSMVGLASIFLGSAIGVMCSTVNPFATIIASDAAGISWTSGLDGRMAIYVICMSVTIIYILLYARKVKRNPAKSLVDAEATKSLSYINEASKDNEIPLTLRLRAILLVFTACFIIMIMGVSQWDWWFVEMTTVFFAGSIVIGFIAKMKESAFINSFIQGAGDLLGVAFIIGLARGITILMNDGLISDSILFYASEFTTGMNKGVFVNVLFFIYQGLTFFIPSSSGMAVLTMPILSPLADNVNIGREVIVNAYQLGNGLFNSISPTGLVLASLGLVKIGYEKYLKFMLPLYAILALIGMVFLTILSY, from the coding sequence ATGAAATTCCCTGCGGCACAAAGTATTCTTTTAATCATTGCAGCATTAGTCACTATATTAACCTGGCTAATTCCAGCTGGCAGTTATGATTCATTGAGTTATGATACAGCTTCAGATCAATTTAGCATAAATAGTCAAGATTCAAGTTATATTTTGCCCGCCAGCCAATCGAGTTTAGAAGACATAAACATTAAGATTCCTTTAGAGAAATTCACAAGTGGGGCAATTTATAAACCTATCAGTATTCCCAACACTTATCAGCAACTTCCCTCCGAGCCGCAAGGAGCGATCGACTTTCTATCTGCTCCTATAAAAGGAATTATTGAAGCAGCAGATATCATATTCCTGGTTTTGATTATTGGTGGGATGATCGGCATCATGAATACAACAGGAGCATTTAATGCAGGAATGAGTTGGTTGTCGAAAGCATTAAAGGGAAGGGAGTTTTTATTAATCATTTTCACAACTTTATTGATTTCATTGGGAGGAAGCACATTTGGATTAGCAGAAGAAACTTTGGCCTTTTATCCCATATTGATTCCAATTTTCATAGCAGCAGGGTATGATTCTATGGTTGGACTCGCCAGTATTTTCTTAGGCTCTGCTATTGGCGTAATGTGCAGCACAGTAAATCCCTTTGCCACGATCATCGCATCCGATGCAGCAGGCATTAGCTGGACGAGTGGTTTAGATGGGCGAATGGCCATTTATGTGATTTGTATGTCGGTCACTATTATTTATATCCTACTTTATGCTAGAAAGGTAAAGAGGAATCCAGCAAAATCATTGGTGGATGCTGAGGCTACCAAATCTTTAAGTTACATTAATGAAGCCAGCAAAGACAATGAAATTCCTTTAACATTAAGATTGCGTGCAATTCTGCTGGTTTTCACTGCTTGTTTCATCATTATGATAATGGGAGTTTCGCAATGGGATTGGTGGTTTGTGGAAATGACCACGGTCTTTTTTGCAGGGTCAATTGTAATCGGATTTATAGCCAAAATGAAAGAAAGTGCATTTATCAATTCTTTCATACAAGGTGCTGGCGACTTGCTTGGCGTGGCTTTCATTATAGGACTTGCGAGAGGCATTACAATCCTGATGAATGATGGATTAATAAGTGATAGCATTTTATTTTATGCAAGTGAATTTACAACTGGGATGAATAAAGGCGTTTTCGTAAATGTGCTCTTCTTTATTTATCAAGGCTTGACTTTTTTCATCCCATCCAGTTCAGGAATGGCAGTATTAACTATGCCAATCCTATCCCCACTTGCTGACAATGTGAATATAGGTCGTGAAGTAATAGTAAATGCCTATCAATTGGGAAATGGCTTGTTTAACAGCATTAGCCCAACTGGATTGGTTTTGGCGTCATTAGGATTGGTCAAGATTGGATATGAAAAATACCTAAAATTTATGTTACCTCTATATGCGATACTGGCCCTAATTGGTATGGTGTTTTTAACTATTTTGAGTTATTAG
- a CDS encoding sodium:proton antiporter — MRTSLFSISAIFLTLVFTTIFVPKSFSAEPISAAELVENGNQDEVSEGVENEEAGHHSAPAWTVIPFVLLLLMIATGPLFYEHFWHKNYPKIAVILAVLVVSYYLFVIHNVHSPVHAAFEYFQFISLLASLYIASGGIVIKVNKKSTPMVNIIMLLIGSVVANLIGTTGASMLLIRPFIRLNKNRIKAYHIIFFIFMVSNIGGSLTPIGDPPLFLGFLKGVPFFWTLEHNWPAWIFALIILSAAFYFLDRRNKSGVEEDESEVFDNKITITGKRNFIWLAVIIVSVFIDPNVFSWVPGITYDGQQFSYIREVIMLSVTYLSYKFAKDKVHELNEFSFEPIREVAFIFIGIFGTMMPALDLVGDFAKSETGAALITHNTLYWGTGVLSGFLDNAPTYLNFLAAAMASQGGSISVLTEVTQFANGGVYHDSVADLTAISIAAVFFGAMTYIGNGPNFMVKSIAEQVGIKMPSFFGYIIRFSIPFLLPLLFLVWLLFIR; from the coding sequence ATGAGAACATCATTATTTTCTATTTCAGCAATATTTTTAACCCTAGTATTTACCACTATTTTTGTTCCCAAGTCTTTTTCAGCGGAACCTATTTCTGCTGCCGAATTGGTGGAAAATGGTAATCAGGATGAAGTTTCTGAAGGAGTAGAAAATGAAGAAGCAGGGCATCATTCAGCTCCTGCATGGACGGTAATCCCTTTTGTGCTACTACTGCTCATGATTGCTACAGGGCCGCTGTTCTACGAACATTTCTGGCATAAAAATTATCCTAAAATTGCCGTTATTTTGGCGGTTTTAGTAGTGAGTTACTACTTGTTTGTGATTCACAATGTGCATAGTCCAGTCCATGCTGCTTTCGAGTATTTTCAATTTATCTCTTTGTTGGCTTCCTTATATATTGCTTCGGGCGGTATAGTAATCAAGGTCAATAAAAAGTCAACTCCCATGGTGAATATCATCATGCTTTTGATAGGATCAGTAGTAGCTAATCTAATTGGAACTACAGGCGCCTCAATGCTTTTAATACGTCCTTTTATTCGTCTTAATAAAAACAGGATTAAAGCTTATCATATCATATTCTTCATTTTTATGGTAAGTAACATTGGGGGGTCTTTAACGCCAATTGGTGATCCACCGCTATTCTTAGGTTTCTTAAAAGGAGTACCTTTCTTCTGGACGCTTGAACACAATTGGCCTGCCTGGATATTTGCATTGATCATCCTTTCTGCAGCCTTTTACTTCCTCGATAGAAGAAATAAATCAGGAGTAGAAGAGGACGAGAGTGAAGTTTTTGATAACAAAATCACTATCACTGGTAAAAGAAATTTTATATGGTTGGCCGTTATTATTGTTTCTGTTTTTATTGATCCAAATGTTTTCTCTTGGGTTCCGGGCATAACCTACGATGGTCAGCAGTTCTCATACATACGGGAGGTAATTATGCTAAGCGTCACCTACCTTTCTTATAAATTCGCTAAGGATAAAGTTCACGAGCTTAATGAATTCAGTTTTGAACCTATTAGAGAAGTGGCCTTTATCTTTATTGGAATATTTGGTACGATGATGCCTGCATTAGATTTGGTAGGCGATTTCGCTAAATCTGAAACAGGAGCTGCCCTAATCACTCATAATACGCTTTATTGGGGAACAGGAGTACTTTCAGGTTTCTTAGACAATGCTCCTACATACTTGAACTTTTTAGCAGCCGCTATGGCTTCACAAGGTGGTAGTATTTCAGTATTGACAGAAGTAACGCAATTTGCAAATGGCGGTGTCTATCATGACTCAGTTGCTGATTTAACAGCCATTTCAATTGCAGCCGTTTTCTTTGGTGCTATGACTTACATAGGGAATGGCCCCAATTTCATGGTAAAATCTATAGCAGAGCAGGTAGGTATTAAAATGCCTTCTTTCTTTGGTTACATTATTAGATTTTCAATTCCTTTCTTACTGCCTTTACTCTTCTTGGTTTGGCTTTTATTTATCAGATAG
- a CDS encoding DUF4295 domain-containing protein: MAKKVVASLKDKDAKGYAKVIKAVKSKNGGYTFREEMVPLDMAKEALKK, translated from the coding sequence ATGGCTAAGAAAGTAGTAGCAAGTTTAAAAGATAAAGATGCTAAAGGTTACGCTAAAGTAATCAAGGCAGTAAAGTCAAAAAACGGAGGTTATACTTTCCGTGAGGAAATGGTACCTTTGGATATGGCCAAAGAGGCACTTAAAAAATAA
- the ftsY gene encoding signal recognition particle-docking protein FtsY, whose translation MSIFKIFSKEKKESLDKGLEKTKESFFSKLGRTVVGKSQVDEDVLDELEEILISSDLGVNTTVKIIDRIEERVARDKYLGTSELDKILREEIAALLSENNTEDLKDFSLPENIKKPYVLLVVGVNGVGKTTTIGKLAAQYKKQGKKVILGAADTFRAAAVDQLKMWGERIEVPVVSHGMNTDPASVAFDAVKQGVQEEADIVIIDTAGRLHTKVNLMNELSKIKRVIQKFVSEAPHEVLLVLDGSTGQNAMIQAREFTKATEVTALAITKLDGTAKGGVVIGISEEFKIPVKYIGVGEKVEDLQVFNKMEFVDSFFKRV comes from the coding sequence ATGAGTATTTTTAAGATTTTCTCTAAAGAAAAAAAAGAATCACTAGACAAGGGTCTTGAAAAAACTAAAGAAAGTTTTTTCTCCAAACTTGGACGAACCGTAGTAGGGAAATCCCAAGTGGATGAGGATGTTTTAGATGAATTGGAGGAGATTTTAATTAGTTCTGATTTAGGAGTAAATACTACCGTCAAAATTATTGATAGAATAGAGGAAAGAGTAGCGCGAGATAAATACTTGGGCACTAGCGAACTGGATAAGATACTAAGAGAAGAAATCGCAGCACTCTTATCTGAGAATAATACAGAGGATTTGAAAGATTTCTCCCTACCTGAGAATATTAAAAAGCCTTATGTTTTATTAGTGGTGGGTGTAAATGGAGTAGGTAAAACTACTACTATTGGTAAACTGGCTGCTCAATATAAAAAACAAGGTAAAAAAGTAATTTTAGGTGCTGCCGATACTTTCCGTGCTGCGGCTGTGGACCAGTTGAAGATGTGGGGAGAGCGTATAGAGGTTCCAGTGGTTTCCCATGGAATGAATACAGATCCTGCTTCGGTTGCATTTGATGCTGTAAAACAGGGTGTTCAAGAAGAAGCGGATATTGTCATCATCGATACTGCCGGCAGATTGCATACCAAAGTGAATTTGATGAATGAGCTATCCAAAATTAAAAGGGTGATTCAGAAGTTTGTTAGTGAGGCGCCTCACGAAGTTTTGTTAGTTTTGGATGGATCTACAGGCCAAAATGCAATGATTCAAGCCAGAGAATTTACAAAAGCCACTGAAGTGACCGCTTTAGCCATCACAAAATTGGATGGGACTGCCAAAGGCGGAGTAGTTATTGGAATTTCAGAAGAATTTAAAATCCCGGTGAAATATATTGGGGTAGGCGAAAAAGTAGAAGACCTCCAAGTTTTCAACAAAATGGAATTTGTAGACTCTTTCTTTAAGAGAGTTTAA
- a CDS encoding DUF4932 domain-containing protein has product MNKKVQTYTGWLLLGLLLIAVIMGIAYLVNPKYVKDKAFNLFYPPIEISEKYRGKIVVEVPEVYELLQIACSLTGSFQDDSNLLRKNSDYYGDVYKYFKNFENHQLVLTINDYFTKYGIARSQHAIRLNSLNYTLDSNYIVNLKKFVIPLSNRDPDKKFIISNHIDLIEDFARQSDFKDFYEKHNSYYEKLINNYFEFCDFQGMKTWLENKFSSKYQSYRIIFSPLTGGFHSTSRFKRTNQTLMFVSAPRENIDSLSSEEFEIVSSRSSRVVFTEIDHNYVNPVTDQFLEELESDMTNYKDWNGQNGGSYQSKYKTFNEYMTWGIFNLYALDTYSEENVEEIIKYQTDFITDTRKFIRFREFNEELIRLYKSKGKPKIEELYEPIFEWMKKQS; this is encoded by the coding sequence ATGAACAAAAAGGTACAAACATATACAGGCTGGTTGTTGCTAGGGCTTTTATTGATAGCAGTTATAATGGGTATAGCTTATTTGGTGAATCCAAAATATGTTAAAGATAAGGCTTTCAACTTATTTTACCCTCCAATAGAAATAAGTGAGAAATATAGAGGTAAAATTGTGGTGGAGGTTCCTGAAGTTTATGAGCTTTTGCAGATAGCTTGTAGTTTAACGGGATCGTTTCAGGATGATTCTAATTTACTTAGAAAAAATAGTGACTACTACGGTGATGTTTACAAGTATTTCAAAAATTTTGAAAATCATCAGTTAGTGCTCACCATCAATGATTACTTTACAAAATATGGAATAGCAAGAAGTCAACACGCTATACGTTTAAATTCTTTAAACTATACTTTAGACAGTAATTATATTGTGAATTTAAAGAAGTTTGTTATTCCGCTTTCGAATCGAGATCCTGATAAAAAATTTATAATATCGAATCATATAGATTTAATTGAGGATTTTGCAAGACAATCAGATTTTAAAGATTTTTATGAAAAGCATAATAGCTACTACGAGAAGCTAATTAATAACTATTTTGAGTTTTGCGATTTTCAAGGTATGAAAACTTGGTTAGAAAATAAGTTTTCATCTAAGTATCAGTCCTATCGGATTATTTTTTCGCCATTAACTGGTGGATTCCATAGTACTAGTAGATTCAAACGTACGAATCAAACTTTAATGTTTGTAAGTGCTCCGAGGGAAAATATTGATAGCTTGTCTTCAGAAGAATTTGAAATTGTATCCAGCCGTTCTTCAAGAGTAGTTTTCACAGAAATCGATCATAATTATGTCAATCCTGTTACTGACCAATTTTTAGAAGAGTTAGAATCGGACATGACCAATTACAAAGATTGGAATGGTCAAAACGGTGGGTCTTATCAATCGAAGTATAAGACTTTTAATGAATATATGACTTGGGGCATATTTAATTTATATGCGTTAGATACCTACAGCGAGGAAAATGTTGAGGAAATCATTAAGTATCAAACTGACTTCATCACCGATACACGTAAATTCATACGATTCAGAGAATTTAACGAAGAGTTAATTAGGCTATATAAAAGCAAAGGTAAACCGAAAATTGAGGAGCTGTATGAGCCTATTTTTGAATGGATGAAAAAGCAGTCGTAG
- the rocD gene encoding ornithine--oxo-acid transaminase, which translates to MIEEIKNSQQAIDMENKHGAHNYHPLPAVLAKGDGVFLWDVEGKKYYDFLSSYSAVNQGHSHPRILETLKKQAETLTLTSRAFHNNILGPFEKYITEYFGFDKVLAMNSGAEAVESALKIARKWATEKNGVAANAGKVIVAEQNFHGRTTTVISFSSDETAKKNFGPYTPGFIKIPYNDTEALDKILQGEDNIVGFLVEPIQGEAGVYRPDTDYLKKCKEICKKHNVLFIADEIQTGIARTGSLLAVCGDCTCEGHCEKQSTYVEPDILILGKALSGGFYPVSAVLANDHIMEVLTPGTHGSTFGGNPLGAAVALTALEVVKDEKLAQNARKLGQLFRDRMQKFVDKSEFVSLVRGKGLLNAIVVNDSPDSSTAWDICMALKENGLLAKPTHGNIIRFAPPLVITEEQINECCDIIEKTISEFKKK; encoded by the coding sequence ATGATTGAAGAAATCAAGAACAGTCAACAGGCCATTGACATGGAAAACAAGCACGGAGCTCATAATTATCACCCCCTACCTGCTGTATTAGCCAAGGGAGATGGTGTTTTCCTTTGGGATGTAGAAGGAAAAAAATATTATGACTTTTTATCTTCATACAGTGCAGTTAATCAAGGACACAGCCATCCGAGAATTTTAGAAACCCTTAAAAAGCAAGCAGAGACTTTGACTTTAACCTCAAGGGCTTTTCATAACAATATATTAGGTCCATTTGAAAAATATATTACGGAGTATTTCGGTTTCGATAAGGTATTAGCCATGAATTCTGGTGCTGAAGCAGTGGAGTCAGCATTGAAAATTGCCAGAAAATGGGCGACTGAAAAAAATGGAGTGGCTGCAAATGCAGGGAAAGTAATAGTTGCTGAACAAAATTTCCACGGAAGAACTACTACCGTTATTTCATTTTCCAGTGATGAAACTGCCAAAAAGAACTTTGGGCCTTATACTCCTGGCTTTATAAAAATACCTTATAACGACACTGAAGCTTTAGATAAGATTCTACAAGGAGAAGATAATATCGTTGGATTCTTGGTTGAGCCAATTCAAGGCGAGGCAGGCGTTTATAGACCTGACACTGACTATTTAAAGAAATGCAAAGAAATCTGTAAAAAACACAATGTTTTATTCATAGCTGATGAAATCCAAACTGGAATTGCCAGAACTGGTAGCTTATTGGCTGTTTGTGGTGATTGTACTTGCGAAGGACATTGTGAAAAGCAATCTACTTATGTGGAACCTGATATTTTGATATTGGGAAAAGCACTTTCTGGAGGTTTCTATCCTGTTTCTGCAGTTTTAGCCAATGATCACATCATGGAAGTATTAACTCCAGGAACTCACGGTTCCACCTTTGGAGGAAATCCATTAGGTGCTGCCGTTGCATTAACTGCTTTGGAAGTAGTAAAAGACGAGAAATTAGCTCAAAATGCTCGTAAATTAGGACAGCTTTTCAGAGACAGAATGCAGAAGTTTGTTGACAAATCTGAATTTGTGAGCTTAGTAAGAGGAAAAGGTCTATTAAATGCCATAGTAGTTAATGATTCTCCGGACAGCTCAACTGCCTGGGATATTTGTATGGCTTTAAAAGAAAATGGCTTGTTGGCAAAACCAACCCACGGCAACATCATACGGTTTGCTCCACCATTAGTGATCACTGAAGAGCAAATCAATGAATGTTGCGATATTATTGAGAAAACAATAAGTGAGTTTAAAAAGAAATAA
- a CDS encoding DUF6090 family protein gives MKLFNKFRRQIIGNNKIRNYIFYAIGEIVLVVLGILIAVKINNLNEEQKQAELRDSILEEMQLNLKEDIEDMSANEEIHQRAINSAEVILKAFDEKIPVSDSMYFHFGKVIVTPQFLPTKSAYNNLVDVGVRILENDSLRGQLTELYENHYVFLKRLADSEWDTSIEDYNTIYREKFSKSEYRYLPKMIPENYKDLQSDLYYQNYLHNRIGLLKLLIEEYAVNVERAQKLISHIDEELAKGN, from the coding sequence ATGAAGCTTTTTAACAAATTCAGAAGACAAATTATCGGTAACAATAAAATCAGAAACTATATCTTCTATGCAATTGGTGAGATTGTTTTAGTGGTCTTAGGGATACTAATCGCTGTAAAAATTAATAATCTGAATGAAGAACAAAAGCAAGCCGAATTAAGAGATAGTATATTGGAAGAGATGCAATTGAATCTCAAGGAGGATATAGAAGATATGAGTGCTAACGAGGAAATTCATCAGCGTGCTATCAATTCAGCTGAAGTAATATTAAAGGCATTTGATGAAAAAATTCCGGTAAGTGATAGCATGTATTTCCATTTTGGGAAGGTAATTGTAACCCCACAATTTTTACCCACTAAGTCAGCATACAATAACCTTGTTGATGTAGGGGTACGAATTCTTGAAAATGACAGCCTTAGAGGCCAGCTTACTGAGCTTTACGAAAATCATTATGTGTTCTTGAAAAGACTTGCTGATTCAGAATGGGACACTTCCATTGAAGATTATAATACTATTTATCGTGAAAAATTCAGTAAATCCGAATACAGGTATTTGCCCAAAATGATTCCTGAAAATTATAAGGATTTACAGTCAGATCTATATTATCAAAATTATTTGCATAACCGAATAGGATTGTTGAAATTACTAATCGAAGAATATGCTGTGAATGTGGAGCGGGCTCAAAAGCTTATTTCACACATTGACGAAGAATTAGCTAAAGGAAATTAA